The sequence below is a genomic window from Novosphingobium sp. KACC 22771.
ATGGACATTTTCGCCAACACCCCCAGCCTCACCGCCCGCCGCTTTGAAGGCGGAACGCCGCCCGTGCCCAATGCGATCGCCTGCGCGGCGGGGCTGGCGGTGCTGAACGAGGTTGGCCTGCCCGCGGTGGGCGACTGGATCGGGCAATTGACCGCGCTCACCATCACCCGCCTGGCGCAGGAAGGCATCGCCGCCGGATCGCCCACCGATCCGGCGCGACGAGGGCCTTTGCTGACCGTGGCGGCGAAGGATGACAATGCGCTGGTGACAGCTCTGGCCGAGCGCGATGTCATCACCTCCTGCCGTGATGGGCGACTTCGGGCGGGGTTCCATTTCTACAATACGCTTGCGGATGTGGATCGCTTTGTGGATGCTCTGATCGCCAACCGCGCCCTATTGGCTTGAGGACATTGCTGAAAATGGCCAAATTTCATCGCTCGCTGCTTGCCATCCCGTTGGCCCTGATGGCGGGCGGCGCCATGGCCGGGCCGATCACGCCCGCCGAAACCAAGGCCACCAACGCCTCGCTTGGCGAATTGGTGGAATTCCTGCGCCTCCCCAATGTCACGCCCAAATCCAGCGCCGATATTCGCGCCAATGCCGCATGGCTGGAAGCGAAACTGAAGGCCCATGGGTGGAAGGCGCGGCAATTGCCCGATGGCGACACGCCGATGGTGTGGGGCGAATGGGCAGGCGCGGGGCCAAAGGCGCCAACGGTCCTGTTCTATGCCCATATGGACGGGCAACCGGTCAATCCCAAGGAGTGGAAACAGGCCGATCCCTTTACGCCCGTGTTGCGCGCCTGCGCCAATATGGACACTTGCGCTACGCTGCCGCTCGACCAATTGAGCGCGCAGGCCGGGCCGCAATCGGACGCGCGCCTGTTTGCCCGCTCCGCCGCCGATGACAAGGCGCCGATCATGATGCTGATCGCGGCGGTCGATGCTATAAAGGCATCGGGCCGCAAACCTGCGGTCAACATCCGATTTATCGCGGATTCGCATGAAGAAGGCGGCCCGCCCACGCTGGCCAAGGTGGTGGCCGACAATCGCGCCGATCTGGCGGGCGATGTCGTGGTGATGCTGGACGGGCCGATGCATGCCAGCAACAAGCCCACGGTGGTCTTTGGCCATCGCGGCGGGGGCGGGTTGACCATCAAGGTCTATGGCCCGTCCGAGGCGATGCATTCGGGCCATTACGGCAATGTCGTGCCCAATCCGGCGCAGAACCTGACGCGCCTGATCGCCAGTTTCAAGGATGCCGACGGCAAGGTGACATTGCCCGGATATTACGACGGCATCGATCCGGCCTTCAAGGCGGCGGTGAAAGCCTATCCGGTCGAGGATGATGAAGCGGGCCTGTTGAAGCGCGCAGGCGTGGCCAAGGCGGAAGGCTTTGTGCCCAATTACCGCGAGGCGATGGCGGTGCCGACACTCAATCTGGTGGGCCTGTTTGCGGGTTCCGGAGGCGTGCTGGACCGATCGATCATCCCGGCCGATGCCAGCGCGGCGCTCGATCTGCGCACGGTGCCCGGCGTCAGCTTTGACCATGAATTCGCCCTCATCCGCGCGCAGGCCGAGGCCATGGGGTTCCACCTGATCGAGGGCGCACCAACGGCGGAGGACCGCGCGCGCTATCCCCTGCTGGCCACGATCAAGGGCGGCAGCTTTTCCAAGGCTTTGTTCACCGATCCGGCGCAACCGATGGGGTGCTGGCTGATCGGGGGGTTGAAGGACAGTTTCGGCGGCGATCCGGTGGTGATCCCGTTGATGGGCGGCGGCGTGCCGACCGAGCCTTTGGTGCGCGAATTGAAGGCGCCGGTGGTGATCCTGCCGCTGGTCAATCTGGACGACAACCAACATGCCGCCAATGAAAACCTGCGGCTGGGCAATTATGCGCAAGGCGTTCACAGCCTCGTCTCGCTGATGTCGCGCAAGCCGTAATCGCGCCGGTGCAACAAAAAAGGGCGAGCGGGATATGTCCCCCTCGCCCTTTTTTCTTGCCTGTCCTCCGGCGGAGGGAAGGAGGCGGAGCGCCCCCTTCCCCGGTCCATCACCAGCGATAGGTGAAATTGGCGCCAATTGTGCGCGGCGCCAGCGTCGAGGTCATCAGGAAGATATTGGCCGCACCCGACTGCGAGCTTTTGTACAGCGTGGGATAGGCATTGGTCAGGTTCTTGGCAAAGACCGAGAAGGTCCATGCGTCCTTCGCCACGCCTGCGCGCAGATTGACCAGTTCATAGGCATCGCCCTGAAAATTGATGGCATTATACAGGGTCGAACCCAGCGCCGGGGTGCGCGTATATTGGCCGGCATATTGATAATCGACGCGCAGCGAGCCGTTCAGCCCATACCACGGCAGCGGGTGGTTGAGATCAAGCGCCACATCCGCCGTCCAGTCCGGCACGAAGGACAAGGCACTGCCCTTGGTGGCCAGAACCGGGGCGACGCCGGTGCCGGCATTGGCGGTGCCCGTCACATTCTGGTCTAGCGTGGCCTTGGTATAGCCGACATTGCCGCTGATCGTGGCCCATGTGGTCGGGCGGGCGGAGACAGACAGGTCAAAACCCTTGCTGGTCGCATCCCCGAAATTGCCGACATAGCTGAACGAGCAATTCGAGAGCGACAGGTTCTGCTGAACATTGTGCCACTTCAGATAGAAGCCGCTGCCCGAAACCGACAGTTTGCCGCCCATGAAGCGGCCCTTCATGCCGCCTTCAAAGCTCCACACGCTGTCATCGCCATAGGTCTGGGGGATCGAGCCGTTCTGGGCAATATCGGCGGCGCAGCGCGCGGCCGGAATCGGACGGTTGGCCCCGCCCGCCCGGTTGCCCTTGGCCGCGGTGGCATAGAGCAGCAGGTTGGGGTTGGTCTGCCACGAGATGTTGAATTTGGGGTTGATCGGCGTTGATTTGGTCGAGGTCAGCGGCAGGATCTGGACCCCGCCCTGGAAATAGCCATTGCCGATATATTGGAACGAATAGCTTTGCCGCGCCACGCGAACGCCCGCGTTGAACTTCAGCCGCGAAGTGACATTCCATGTCGCGTCGGCAAAGGCAGAGGCCTGGCGGTCGATTTCCACCTGATACTTGCTGGCCAGAATGCCGCCTGCCGGAAAGGGACCGCTGCTAACATTGTAATTGAACGCATTGCCCGGCACCAAGGCGCCGCCCTGAAGGAAATAGACGGCCGAGGGGTAGGATGCATTCGCATCGCCCCATTCAACCTGAAGCAGCGACTGCTTTGAGCTGGAAAGGAACACACCCACCGTGCCATAGATCGGCGCGGTCTGATCATTGGTGGTCAGGCGGATTTCCTGCGTGAACAGGGTCTGCTTGGTGGCGGTGGACTGGGGCGAGCCGAAATTGGGATTGGCCGCCATGAAGGCCGCCGTCCTGCTGGCGCCAAAGATGTTATAGGCGGCGACCTGCGTGTAATCGTCCACGCGCGACAGATCGCGCCAGTTGCCCGAGGTGATCGACGTCAACGTGGCCCCGCCGAAATTATAGGCCAGTTTCAGGCTGCCGATCTTGATCTCGTCGGTAAAGGGCGTGCTGATCTGTTCAAAGCTCTGATATTTGCCCGAGGTAGGCCAGACGCCCGACCAGATCAGGCCGTTGTCATTGCCGTGCAGGCGCTGATAATTGAAGAAAGGCGTGATGGTCAGCTTGTCATTGGGCGCATAGGTCAGCGCCACGCGCAGCGAGGTATTGTCGGTGCTGTTGATGTTGCTGTTCAAGACCTGGCCGGTCTGGGTGCGCGACATCTGGTCGACGAACCCGCCATCGCGGCGATTGTCGACCGAAACCCGGATGCCCAATTTGTCGGCGATCAGCGGACCGCCCATCGCAACGCCGGTTTCATAGCCGATGCCGCCATTGGCGTTGACATTGACCTCGCCGACCGCCTTGCCGCTCCACTGGCTCAGGCTGGGCGCGGTGGTGATGAAGCGGACGGTGCCGCCTTCCGAACTGGCGCCGTAAAGTGTGCCCTGCGGCCCGCGCAGAACCTCCACGCGCTCAAGGTCGAACAGGCTGGGGCTGACCGGCTGGGTCCAGTTGTTGGCGCGACTTTGTGTCGGCACATCGTCGATATAGATGCCGACGGTGGCCGCGCCCTGCGTGGTGGAAACGCCGCGGATCGAGATATTGTTGCCGCCGCCAATCGTCGCGCCGGGGCTGACGTGGAAGCCGGGGGTGGCTTTGGAAAGCTCGGAAACATCGGTAATGCCGGTCTTTTCAAGATCCTTGCCGGTAAAGGCGGCGATGCTGATGGGAACCTTGGAGAGGGATTCATTGCGGCGCTGGGCGCTGACCACGATTTCGCCGGGGACCGGGGCGGACTCGGCGCTTTGCGCATGGGCGCTTATCGGGGCAAGCGCCAGAATGCTGGCGGAGGTGCAGAGCAGAGCGGTCAGACGCGAGAAAATGGCAGGTCTCATGGTCCCCCCTAATGGGTTATGGGTTGGTCTGGCCCGGCCCTTTTGGCAGATGGCTTATGCTGTTGGGCGCCAATCGGGGTTTTGCCGGGATGCGTCACAATCATTGAATGCAAAATCATATGAAATCAACTGACGCATTGCGCAGCATTTTTTCCTGCGCCCCAAATGGCCTTTCTTGCTGGACCCGCCCATGAGGCAAAGGCGCGTAAATCCGCCATTTAACTTGCATATGACACTATTTTGCATCGCCTACGTAATTTCGCCCCTTGCCATGAATTTGCCCGTTTCGCCGCGATGCAGCATCGAAAAATGGCGAAAAGTCTGCGGTGAAGCCGATTCGGCCTTGCCGCAAATTGCATCAGCATATATATCCGTTTTCATACTTTATGCGGAATGCCAAAGCCGCATCCATCAGCCTTACCAACCAAGGAAGTCCGCTGTGACCGAGTGCAAAGCCGCTGACACCTGCGCCGCCCGCAAGGCCCATATCGCCAGTCGCAAACCCTATTACCGCGAATTGCGCGCTGGCCAGAAAATCAAATGGTGCGCCTGCGGCCTGTCCAAGCGCCAGCCGTTTTGCGACAGCGTTT
It includes:
- a CDS encoding M20/M25/M40 family metallo-hydrolase codes for the protein MAKFHRSLLAIPLALMAGGAMAGPITPAETKATNASLGELVEFLRLPNVTPKSSADIRANAAWLEAKLKAHGWKARQLPDGDTPMVWGEWAGAGPKAPTVLFYAHMDGQPVNPKEWKQADPFTPVLRACANMDTCATLPLDQLSAQAGPQSDARLFARSAADDKAPIMMLIAAVDAIKASGRKPAVNIRFIADSHEEGGPPTLAKVVADNRADLAGDVVVMLDGPMHASNKPTVVFGHRGGGGLTIKVYGPSEAMHSGHYGNVVPNPAQNLTRLIASFKDADGKVTLPGYYDGIDPAFKAAVKAYPVEDDEAGLLKRAGVAKAEGFVPNYREAMAVPTLNLVGLFAGSGGVLDRSIIPADASAALDLRTVPGVSFDHEFALIRAQAEAMGFHLIEGAPTAEDRARYPLLATIKGGSFSKALFTDPAQPMGCWLIGGLKDSFGGDPVVIPLMGGGVPTEPLVRELKAPVVILPLVNLDDNQHAANENLRLGNYAQGVHSLVSLMSRKP
- a CDS encoding TonB-dependent receptor, with the translated sequence MRPAIFSRLTALLCTSASILALAPISAHAQSAESAPVPGEIVVSAQRRNESLSKVPISIAAFTGKDLEKTGITDVSELSKATPGFHVSPGATIGGGNNISIRGVSTTQGAATVGIYIDDVPTQSRANNWTQPVSPSLFDLERVEVLRGPQGTLYGASSEGGTVRFITTAPSLSQWSGKAVGEVNVNANGGIGYETGVAMGGPLIADKLGIRVSVDNRRDGGFVDQMSRTQTGQVLNSNINSTDNTSLRVALTYAPNDKLTITPFFNYQRLHGNDNGLIWSGVWPTSGKYQSFEQISTPFTDEIKIGSLKLAYNFGGATLTSITSGNWRDLSRVDDYTQVAAYNIFGASRTAAFMAANPNFGSPQSTATKQTLFTQEIRLTTNDQTAPIYGTVGVFLSSSKQSLLQVEWGDANASYPSAVYFLQGGALVPGNAFNYNVSSGPFPAGGILASKYQVEIDRQASAFADATWNVTSRLKFNAGVRVARQSYSFQYIGNGYFQGGVQILPLTSTKSTPINPKFNISWQTNPNLLLYATAAKGNRAGGANRPIPAARCAADIAQNGSIPQTYGDDSVWSFEGGMKGRFMGGKLSVSGSGFYLKWHNVQQNLSLSNCSFSYVGNFGDATSKGFDLSVSARPTTWATISGNVGYTKATLDQNVTGTANAGTGVAPVLATKGSALSFVPDWTADVALDLNHPLPWYGLNGSLRVDYQYAGQYTRTPALGSTLYNAINFQGDAYELVNLRAGVAKDAWTFSVFAKNLTNAYPTLYKSSQSGAANIFLMTSTLAPRTIGANFTYRW